GACCTCTCCCTGGCCCTGATGGCGCAGCAGGCCGAGGTGCGCTACGCCGGGGTGAACTGCGGCATCATGGACCAGATGGCGTCGAGCCTGGCCGACACCACCCACATGCTCTTTCTCGACACCCGCTCGCTGGAGCGCAAGCTGGTGCCGCTGCCGCGCAACTCCGAGCTCCTGGTGCTCGATTCCGGTGTGCCGCGCCGGCTGGGCGAGAGCAGGTACAACCTGCGCCGGCAGGAGTGCGAGGAGGCGGCGCGGCTCCTGGGCCTTGCCTCGCTTCGGGACCTGGACAACCCCACCGAGCTGAGCCGCCTGCCGCGGGACCTGGCGCGCCGGGCCCGGCACGTGCTCAAGGAGAACGAGCGCGTGCTGCAGGCGCTGGTGGCGCCGCATGCGTGCCAGTTCGGCGAGCTGATGAACGAGTCGCACCGCAGTCTCAAGGAGGATTTCGATGTCTCCACCCCCGAGCTTGACCTCCTGGTCTCGCTGCTACAGCAGCAGGTCGAGGTCTTCGGCGCCCGCCTCACCGGTGCGGGGTTCGGCGGCGCCTGCGTGGCGCTGGTCCGGACAGGCACCGCCCGCGCCGTCGGCGAGCGGGTCCTGGCCCTGTACCAGGACCAGGACCAGGGACAGCAGGGCACCCTGCTGGTCCCGCAGTAAGGAGGGAGGACGTGACCGGCGCGCAGGGGAGGCGACTCTTTCCCGAGCTTTGGGGCGGGGTCGAGTGTACCCTGCACCGCGTCGGCGACAGCTTCCACAGCCAGATCGAGCTGAGCGGCCACCTGGGGCGCCCGGTCGACCTAGAGCTCTTCGCCACTCTCGGTATTACCGCGCTGCGCTACCCAGTGCTCTGGGAGATGGTAGCCCCCGACTCCCTGGACCGCCCCGACTGGAGCTTCAGTGATCAGCGGCTGCCGCTGTTACGCCGGCTCGGCATCGAGCCCATTGTCGGTTTCCTGCACCACGGCAGCGGCCCGCGCTATACCGACCTCACCGATCCCGCTTTCCCCGACCTCCTGGCCCGCTACGCCGGCATGGTCGCCGCCCGCTACCCCTGGCTCACCTCGTTCACCCCCGTCAACGAACCGCTCACCACCGCCCGTTTCAGCTGCCTCTACGGTCACTGGTACCCCCATGGCCGCGACGACCGCAGCTTCGTCAGGGCCATCATCACCCAGTGCCGGGGCATCGTGGAGGCGATGCGCGCGATCAGGCGGGTGATCCCGGGGGCGCGGCTGGTGATGACCGAGGACATGGGGAGAACCTCCTCCACCAGTGAGCTGGCATACCAGGCCAACTACGAGAACAGCCGCCGCTGGCTCAGCCTCGACCTTCTGGCCGGCCGGGTGGACCGGGACCACCCCCTGCGCCCGTGGCTCGCCGGAACCGGGGTAACCAAAGAGGATTTCGCCTACTTCCTTGGCTGCGAGATGACCCCGGACGTGATCGGGCTCAACTACTACCTCACCAGTGACCGTCACCTGGACGAGCGACTGGAGCGCTA
This window of the Geomonas agri genome carries:
- the galK gene encoding galactokinase; its protein translation is MDETSFENTFGFAVQAAASAPGRVNLLGEHTDYNDGFVLPIAIPLETRVEVARSYDGLNHYYASELRERAWSEAGGAVPSGFAAYLHGCLALLRVSGYHCDPVCARVSSKVPMGSGLSSSAALEVAFLRAMRTLFGLDLDDLSLALMAQQAEVRYAGVNCGIMDQMASSLADTTHMLFLDTRSLERKLVPLPRNSELLVLDSGVPRRLGESRYNLRRQECEEAARLLGLASLRDLDNPTELSRLPRDLARRARHVLKENERVLQALVAPHACQFGELMNESHRSLKEDFDVSTPELDLLVSLLQQQVEVFGARLTGAGFGGACVALVRTGTARAVGERVLALYQDQDQGQQGTLLVPQ